One genomic window of Amyelois transitella isolate CPQ chromosome 8, ilAmyTran1.1, whole genome shotgun sequence includes the following:
- the LOC106134078 gene encoding tetraspanin-1, which produces MGMSRCYSLMKCLLILFNIIFLCVGGGASAFAAWALWDGRASESSEGRAGLCALLAWSTVLLLGALAALAGCGRSSSSLLAAAFALLALSAVAEAAAAWWGAAHLPQLQHALLQRLEHTVRVDYGVLPARTSVIDSIQQGLECCGAEGPRDWQDSAWSRSQARAGGELVGDSAPAAEARSDTLDLSVSAPTAYYWVPSSCCSSELSEEQCERARRAAAAAAPGGGVRGAGCGARVLAALWARARGPLLAAAALLAAHALALLLALALCLRAQPHHRYKA; this is translated from the exons ATGGGAATGTCTCGGTGTTATTCGTTAATGAAATGCTTGCTTATTCTATTCAACATCATCTTCTTG TGCGTGGGTGGCGGGGCCAGCGCCTTCGCGGCTTGGGCGCTATGGGACGGCCGGGCCAGTGAGAGCTCTGAGGGCCGCGCGGGGCTCTGCGCCCTGCTGGCCTGGAGCACCGTGTTGCTGCTGGGAGCCCTAGCCGCGTTGGCGGGCTGCGGTAGAAGCTCGTCATCGCTCCTCGCAGCAGCATTCGCTCTTCTGGCGTTGAGTGCAGTTGCGGAGGCTGCGGCTGCGTGGTGGGGCGCTGCCCATCTGCCTCAACTCCAGCATGCTTTGCTCCAAAGGCTGGAGCATACGGTGCGAGTGGATTATGGAGTTCTGCCAGCGCGGACGAGTGTGATTGATTCTATTCAGCAAGGG TTGGAGTGTTGTGGTGCGGAGGGCCCCCGCGACTGGCAGGACTCCGCGTGGTCTCGCTCGCAGGCCCGCGCTGGCGGGGAGCTGGTCGGGGACTCCGCCCCGGCCGCGGAGGCGCGCTCTGATACCCTGGATCTGTCCGTGTCTGCGCCCACGGCTTACTACTGGGTGCCTTCATCTTGCTGCTCTTCC GAGCTGTCGGAGGAGCAGTGCGAgcgggcgcggcgcgcggcggcggcggcggcgccggGCGGCGGCGTGCGCGGCGCGGGCTGCGGCGCGCGCGTGCTGGCGGCGCTGTGGGCGCGCGCGCGCGGCCCGCTGCTGGCGGCCGCCGCGCTGCTGGCCGCGCACGCGCTGGCGCTGCTGCTGGCGCTGGCGCTGTGTCTGCGCGCGCAGCCGCACCACAGGTACAAGGCCTAA